Proteins co-encoded in one Megalops cyprinoides isolate fMegCyp1 chromosome 1, fMegCyp1.pri, whole genome shotgun sequence genomic window:
- the zgc:136472 gene encoding protein disulfide-isomerase, which produces MKELLISLLALACFCGAVAEDLAQDNIKTKAKKTKTIPIKEEKGVLILKKSNFDQALKQHKQLLVNFHAPLSGESQSLSVEFTKAAAHLKAESFKVQLGVVDVSKEKDLAKELNVTGFSPPRLYISGDKQNPVICPVLKKASSIVTWLKRRTGRRAELIKDLGQVEMFVAVEDMVVLGFFKDLEKGGVEAFYATAADMPDLPFGVTKNKHVLSKYEITKETVVLFKESKKSEEYEISSDVSKEDLIRFIRVHEMDLVTEYNGTTSGKILNSVLTNHAVLFANKSDGSFREIYGEFERAASGFKGKALFVFIDTDEHRNGRILEYFRVREVEAPLVRMVNLTDNVQYQMQSEEVTSDAVKAFCQTYIDGKAKPKLQSEPIPKDWDKQPVKELVGSNFEKVAFNEDRNVFIMFYAPWYKECQEFFQLWEKLAKVYEKHESVVIARIDATANDINVVLQERYPSFKFFPAVFSEKVVPFLGERTLEALVQFVEDQVELAKEDKAKEEKERKKYIEAQKANERAKEEL; this is translated from the exons ATGAAGGAACTACTGATCTCTCTGCTTGCCTTGGCCTGCTTCTGTGGGGCTGTTGCTGAGGATTTAGCACAagacaacataaaaacaaaagccaaaaaaacaaagaccatTCCCattaaggaggagaaaggggtTCTAATACTGAAGAAAAGCAACTTTGATCAGGCActcaaacaacacaaacagctgctCGTCAATTTCC ATGCTCCTCTCTCTGGAGAGTCCCAGAGTCTATCCGTGGAGTTCACCAAGGCAGCAGCTCACCTCAAGGCGGAGTCATTCAAGGTGCAACTGGGAGTGGTTGATGTCTCGAAGGAGAAGGATTTGGCTAAAGAGCTCAATGTCACAGGGTTCTCACCCCCAAGGCTGTACATTTCTGGGGACAAACAGAACCCAGTTATCTGTCCAG TTTTGAAAAAGGCCTCCTCAATTGTCACCTGGCTGAAGAGAAGGACTGGCCGTAGGGCTGAGCTGATTAAAGACCTTGGCCAAGTAGAGATGTTTGTCGCTGTTGAAGATATGGTTGTTCTGGGCTTTTTCAAG GATCTTGAAAAAGGAGGAGTGGAAGCATTTTATGCTACTGCAGCAGATATGCCTGATCTCCCCTTTGGAGTGACCAAAAATAAACACGTGTTGTCCAAGTATGAAATTACAAAAGAAACAGTTGTTCTGTTTAAAGAG TCTAAAAAGTCAGAGGAGTATGAGATCTCCAGTGACGTGTCAAAAGAAGACCTGATACGATTCATCAGAGTGCATGAAATGGATCTGGTAACAGAATATAATGGGACG ACATCAGGAAAAATACTGAACTCAGTGCTCACAAACCACGCTGTACTGTTTGCTAACAAGAGTGATGGAAGCTTCAGGGAAATCTATGGAGAATTTGAAAGGGCTGCAAGTGGATTCAAAGGCAAG GCTTTATTTGTGTTCATTGACACTGACGAGCACAGAAACGGGCGGATTCTGGAGTACTTCCGAGTGCGTGAGGTGGAAGCTCCTTTAGTGCGAATGGTAAATCTGACTGACAATGTGCAGTACCAAATGCAGTCAGAGGAGGTCACATCAGATGCTGTGAAGGCCTTCTGCCAGACTTACATTGATGGAAAAGCAAAG CCCAAGTTGCAGAGTGAACCAATCCCTAAAGACTGGGATAAGCAGCCTGTGAAGGAACTTGTGGGCTCAAACTTTGAGAAAGTGGCCTTCAATGAGGACAGGAATGTGTTCATCATGTTTT ATGCTCCTTGGTACAAGGAATGTCAAGAATTTTTTCAGCTATGGGAGAAGCTTGCGAAGGTGTATGAGAAACATGAAAGTGTTGTGATCGCCAGGATAGATGCCACGGCCAATGACATCAACGTTGTGCTACAGGAGCGCTATCCCTCTTTTAAATTCTTCCCTGCTGTGTTCTCAGAAAAG GTTGTTCCCTTCTTGGGAGAAAGAACATTAGAGGCATTGGTCCAGTTTGTAGAGGACCAGGTTGAATTAGCCAAAGAAGACAAGGCTAAG gaggaaaaagagaggaaaaaatatattgagGCTCAAAAAGCTAATGAAAGGGCAAAAGAGGAACTGTAG
- the LOC118779243 gene encoding lipopolysaccharide-induced tumor necrosis factor-alpha factor homolog, with protein MTAGESAGDAASPPPYIIPVESQTETVKVYHVHTPFNPPTSTIDDNPYENQSSIPVYSSSSPPKKFVSYETELGRSPGMTTCTSCQQQVMTNVTYKIGAYAWLMCFLFILCGLVVGCCLIPFFVKHFKDVYHSCPRCNRILDIKKTCC; from the exons ATGACTGCTGGGGAGAGTGCAGGAGATGCTGCTTCCCCTCCTCCTTACATAATACCAG TGGAAAGTCAAACTGAAACAGTGAAGGTTTACCATGTGCACACACCCTTCAATCCACCTACCTCCACCATAGACGACAACCCCTACGAAAACCAGTCATCCATACCTG TGTACAGCAGCTCTTCCCCACCTAAGAAGTTTGTCAGCTACGAGACTGAACTGGGACGATCCCCTGGGATGACTACCTGCACGTCATGCCAGCAACAAGTCATGACCAATGTCACCTACAAAATTGGGGCTTACGCTTGGCTAATGTGCTTCCTCTTCATTTTATGTGG ATTGGTTGTTGGCTGCTGTCTCATCCCATTTTTTGTCAAACACTTCAAAGATGTCTACCACTCTTGCCCAAGGTGCAATAGAATTCTTGACATTAAGAAGACCTGCTGCTGA